The DNA segment TCAGCAAAGGATTTTTCCTCGATGTTGGCATGGTGCGGGTCAAACATTCCTCTGAGGTTCGGATGATCTACCATATCCACCAATTTTTTAAGTTGGGCCATGGTGTTGCAGAGATAGCACTCGAAGCGGTTGAGCGCTTCGGGGGTGAGGGTGATACCCGCTTGTGCTGCATGTTCAGCGGCTTCGTGTAGAACCTCGGCGCTACGTTGATACTCATCTTCCTGCGGCGCATTGCGGGAGAAGTTGGCAAAGGCAGAGTGGAAAGGACCACAGATGTTTTTGCCCCCAGCCGCGTGCATGTTATCGATGGCTTCTTTGATTTTATCGACGGCTGCTTGCCTGATCTCAGGGTCTTTGGAGATGGGATCTTGGTCGGGGCCGAGCCCGAGGCAACCATTGACCTCCATCTTGATTGACTGGAGGAAATTTCCCAAGTCAACATAACCTTTACGGTCGGGGTCGGCGAGAAAGACTTCAATGCCATCGTAGCCGATCGCCTTTAATTCCCCGATGTCGTCGTAGTGCTCTTCTGTGATATGGGTAGACCACAGGTGCATATTCATTCCAATTTTCATATAAAAAGTGAGTGGTTCAATGTTAGTGAGTGAGTTCGGAACGGACCTTCTGCATGGTTGCCAGAATGGTGTTCCAGGTTGACTGTTGTTCGAGTTCTTGGTTGGGGAACATACAGCCGTCCCAGCAGATATGTTGAATCGCTTCACGAGGGCTGCCATCTTTGTTGAGTAGCCAGTATGATGAGCATTTGACAATATCCAACTTCCCGTTGGCGTCATCAGCTTTACAATGGCGACCCGTTTTGTCGTGAGCCCCGGTGCCATGCACGCTGCCATCGTTCTGGGCGACATGAAAATCATACGTCCACGGGCGTAGCAGGTCGGTCATTTTTTGATAGGCTCGCCAAAACTCCTGATCCGAGCTGTCGGGACGAATGAGGGCGTGCTGTTCGGCATTATACCCCAGCAGGTAGAGATAGGTGTGGGCGAGATCGGCCTGAAAACCAACACGTCCAGGCATGCCGACTTCCTCTAAGAGGTCGAGCATGTCTTGCCACGAATGCATGCCACCCCAGCAAATTTCACCTTCGGCAACGAGGATTTCATCATACTGTTCTGCGACTCGTGCCGCTTCTTGAAGGGTTTGCGCGATTAGTCGGGTGTTGGCGGCTGGATCTTTGGACCAGTCGGCCACACTGGTAGCGGAATCGATCCGTATGGACCCGTATTCGCGGACGCCATGTTGACGCAGGATTTTGGTATATCGGCATGCCTTATGCACTGCATCGACAAAACGAGCACGATCATCGCTGTCGCCCATGGCACTTCCGCCGCCGGTGTCTTTCCAGATGGGGGCGACCACGGAACCAACCTTCAGATTCATCGAACTGATGTGATCGGCGAGTTGTTTGATCTCATCTTCGGCGGCCTCGATGTTGAGGTGAGGTTGGTAGAGAAAAATATCAACACCGTGATAATGTGCGCCGTTGACCTCACTGCGAGCAGTCAGTTCGAGCATTCTGTCCAAGCTGATTGGAGGCTCGCTGGAGCCTTCTTCTTTGCCGACTAGGCCGGGCCACATGGCATTGTGTAATTTCCAGGTCATGATTGGTTGTGCGATGGTGCAGTCATGATCTTACCCTTTTAATCTATTTTGTCTTGGACTCGTCTGTCTATTTTTTGGATAAAATCGGCGTGATGGATTAGTGTTTTAATTTCCTCGAAATCTCATTCGGTAGGATTTTGGCGTTTCTTTGATGAGTTTGGAAAACTCCCGGTTGAGATGGCTTTGATCTGAGAAGCCACATTGTGCGGCGATGTTAGCCAAGGGGGCTGAACTCTGAACAATTTGGTGGCATGCTTCCTGAACGCGAATGTGGCGGAGATATTCTTTGGGAGTCATATGCAGTCGCTTTTTAAATTTTCGAGTAAAAGCACTTTCTGAAAGGTTGACCGCTTGAGCCAGCTCGCTGACGGGGAAGGTTTCAGCGTAGCGCTTCTGAATAATGTTTAGTGCCGGTCCTAATTCCGAGTGGGCATCCAGACTACTTGTGCCGGTAGCAAATGGGCGGGTGACACCTGCGACTCCGCGGATTTTTCCGGAGTGGTCTCTGAGTGGCACTTTGGTGGTTGTGGACCAATCGACGAGACCTTTGCCTCGAGTGACTAATTCCACCTTGTTTAGAATGGTTTCACCGGTCTGAATCACATGCAGGTCATCTTCCTTGTAAGCGGCAGCCAGAGTTTTTGGAAGCAGTTCGTCATCTGTTTTTCCCAAGGCGTCTTTAGCCTCCTTGAGACCCAGTTTGTTTGCCAGTCGTTGATTGAGTGAGACGATACGAAGCTGGGTGTCCTTTGCGAAATACAGGAATCCGGGCATACTGTCGAACAGGGATGCCTGGTGATCCCAGAGACCATACTTTTGAAAGAATTCGACATCATACATTGCTCGGCTACCCTAGCTGCTCGCTGGGTGAGCACCATCTAAAATGTCGTTTAAGTTCGGTTGATCATACTGGAAGATGGAACCCACTCTATTTGGGACACTAGTGCCTCCTTCCCTGTTTTCTCACTGCTCACATTTTTATAGCAGTGCAAAGTTTACATTTCCGTTGTTCTGATTAAATTAAGGAAACTAGTTGAAACTAATATGCAGCCACCTGACCGTACTCCCCTTAATAAAAAAACAGCTGATATTCTGAAAAAAGAGATATGTAATGGGCGGTGGAAGAGCCATTTGCCGGGCTATCGAAAACTTTGCGCATTAATGGATGTAAGCCCGCGAGTCATGCACGATGCGATTGAAATGCTCAAGCATGAGAAAATTATCTTATCTACACCAAACACCAAACCTTACCTGATTAATTCGGATATCGTTAACTCCCAAAACAGTCAAAAGGACAAAAAATCATTACTTATCCTCACGCAAAAACATCACCAGACAGAACAAGTAGCTACACGTGTCATCCTAAACAAAGTAACCTCAAATTACCTTCGAAAGGGCTGGAACGTTGATTTTGAAGTTTGCCCTGAATTTGTAACGAACAAAATATCCCGGTCTTCTCAACAAATGCTCACTAACAGATCCTACGAGATATACATTCTCGTTCAGGCTCCTTTCTCATTTATTCAATGGTGCATGGACAAGAAACTTCGGATTATCTGTTTAGGAGGTGAACATGAACACTTGCGCCCTCCCATTGTCGCAACTAGTCATCACGCAGATGATTAGAGACTCCAACTTGCACCTTGCCCAAATAGGTCATCGACGAATTTGCACGCTAGCCTACTTCTCTTGTGAGCATGCTAAAGAACGAATCAGGGGTCTGCTAGAACAAGATATGAAAGCGTTAGGTGTTGACTTTCACCCTAGTTACAACCTCCCGTGCATTCAAGATGACACTCAATCTTTGTGGGAGATGCTTGAAAACCTCTTTTCCATTACTCCTCCAACGGCCCTCATTGCAACAGAGACAACGCAACTGATCACCATTTATTCATACTGTATGTTGAATCAATTAACGATCCCGAATGACCTCTCGCTCATTGTTACACAGAACAGCCCCAACTTGGAGTGGTTTCGGCCCTCACCAGCTTTTTTTGAATACCATACTGATAAATATATCAAACAGATTCACAGCTGGATTGAGAACTACCCATCTAGTGATATTGACCCCGTTTTATTGCCTTCAACCTTCAGCCAAGGAGCTTCACTTAAAGCTATTCCTTCATAATGGACCAACCTAGATCATCGATGTCTAATTCAGATTTCAGTTTGTCTGCACGGATTGACAAAAAAAGCCCCCGTCATACGACGAGAGCTTATAAATTGGTCTGAAGCCTCCTCCTTTTACAAAGTGGATCAACCTCGTTTCTTATAGATTACTTACGACGGCGCAGTAAAAGACTGATGCCCCCTAAAGAAATCAACGCTGCACTGGATGGCTCAGGAACAGCCGTAATGATGATTCCTGATACACTCGTGCGAGTTCCATTCGTGTTAGTTGGATCGATATATAAAGTATCTACCGAATGGGCTCCTGCACTGGAAGAAGTAGAAAACTTAGTATCTCCAGTTGTCCCAATCGTTTCCAAGAGCAAGCCCGCACTATTGGTCTCTCGGAGGAGGATATCGCCAAAGGTATTGCTTGCAGTGTCTGATCCTTGCATGATTTGGATCGTGTAACCTGTAGCACTATTAGCGGTAAGCCAAGCTCCTAGACCGGTGACCGTAAAGGCTGTAGCATTATCCACATAACTTTGGTGAATCGCTGTAGGAGCTCCTCCTCCTGACCATGCGCCACCTCCCCATGTA comes from the Oceaniferula marina genome and includes:
- a CDS encoding sugar phosphate isomerase/epimerase family protein — encoded protein: MHLWSTHITEEHYDDIGELKAIGYDGIEVFLADPDRKGYVDLGNFLQSIKMEVNGCLGLGPDQDPISKDPEIRQAAVDKIKEAIDNMHAAGGKNICGPFHSAFANFSRNAPQEDEYQRSAEVLHEAAEHAAQAGITLTPEALNRFECYLCNTMAQLKKLVDMVDHPNLRGMFDPHHANIEEKSFAEAIDTIAPVMTHVHISENDRGTPGAGHIPWDEVFGSIAKTGYDGWYYIEAFSRDDVDFANAINVWREFNSRMDICRDGFAFTKAMIEKHQRQ
- a CDS encoding TIM barrel protein, producing the protein MTWKLHNAMWPGLVGKEEGSSEPPISLDRMLELTARSEVNGAHYHGVDIFLYQPHLNIEAAEDEIKQLADHISSMNLKVGSVVAPIWKDTGGGSAMGDSDDRARFVDAVHKACRYTKILRQHGVREYGSIRIDSATSVADWSKDPAANTRLIAQTLQEAARVAEQYDEILVAEGEICWGGMHSWQDMLDLLEEVGMPGRVGFQADLAHTYLYLLGYNAEQHALIRPDSSDQEFWRAYQKMTDLLRPWTYDFHVAQNDGSVHGTGAHDKTGRHCKADDANGKLDIVKCSSYWLLNKDGSPREAIQHICWDGCMFPNQELEQQSTWNTILATMQKVRSELTH
- a CDS encoding AraC family transcriptional regulator, whose translation is MYDVEFFQKYGLWDHQASLFDSMPGFLYFAKDTQLRIVSLNQRLANKLGLKEAKDALGKTDDELLPKTLAAAYKEDDLHVIQTGETILNKVELVTRGKGLVDWSTTTKVPLRDHSGKIRGVAGVTRPFATGTSSLDAHSELGPALNIIQKRYAETFPVSELAQAVNLSESAFTRKFKKRLHMTPKEYLRHIRVQEACHQIVQSSAPLANIAAQCGFSDQSHLNREFSKLIKETPKSYRMRFRGN
- a CDS encoding substrate-binding domain-containing protein; this encodes MIRDSNLHLAQIGHRRICTLAYFSCEHAKERIRGLLEQDMKALGVDFHPSYNLPCIQDDTQSLWEMLENLFSITPPTALIATETTQLITIYSYCMLNQLTIPNDLSLIVTQNSPNLEWFRPSPAFFEYHTDKYIKQIHSWIENYPSSDIDPVLLPSTFSQGASLKAIPS
- a CDS encoding PEP-CTERM sorting domain-containing protein, which gives rise to MKLSKTIVALTLSSSVMLATTNAASVIAVNFMRTVTNAPALNDGSEFGISTWVDVLANNDAGGSGIDQVTTDGVTFTWGGGAWSGGGAPTAIHQSYVDNATAFTVTGLGAWLTANSATGYTIQIMQGSDTASNTFGDILLRETNSAGLLLETIGTTGDTKFSTSSSAGAHSVDTLYIDPTNTNGTRTSVSGIIITAVPEPSSAALISLGGISLLLRRRK